One window of Syngnathus acus chromosome 16, fSynAcu1.2, whole genome shotgun sequence genomic DNA carries:
- the sh3bp5b gene encoding SH3 domain-binding protein 5b, translated as MDPHRCDDEADYEDEDVDPRVQGELERLNQSSDDINRCETALEEARQKFRSMLVEATVKLDELLIKIGKTVDDSKPYWEARRQTRQSQLEAQKATQDFQRASEILRAAKETISLAEQRLLEEDRRHFDSAWQEMLNHATQRVLEADQEKIRSEVAHKETAAKHAAAIARMKQLEKKLKRSINKSKPYFEMKAKFYLQLENLKKTVDERQAKLSHAKAEYKTALCNLEAISEEIHERRRSSVMGPRGCGVGAEGDGDQSSAVKSDSDGISMMSVCFDNEPCNGGSVASEEHSETRSTCSLGSSPDNPEELQSPSSFTSSSSACPSPTPSCSSSSSPPSRPCSLELPISVSLSDFGLISPVLGPRSECSGASSPECDLERGERAEGAEVTLDNGPAIINNRNNNTSSVTAATKRSFNLEARFSFLNLRRQRSDAKNADNFSQKAVVVKGL; from the exons gagGCCCGGCAGAAGTTTCGCTCAATGCTAGTGGAGGCCACCGTCAAGTTGGACGAGCTCCTCATCAAGATCGGAAAGACGGTTGATGACTCCAAGCCGTACTGGGAGGCCCGGCGTCAGACCCGACAG TCCCAGCTGGAGGCCCAGAAGGCCACGCAGGACTTCCAGAGAGCCTCCGAGATCCTTCGCGCGGCCAAAGAAACCATCTCGCTGGCCGAACAGCGCCTCCTAGAGGAGGACCGACGCCACTTTGACTCTGCCTGGCAGGAGATGCTCAACCACGCCACGCAGCGG GTGTTGGAGGCGGACCAAGAGAAGATCCGAAGCGAGGTGGCGCACAAGGAGACGGCGGCCAAGCACGCGGCGGCCATCGCTCGCATGAAGCAGCTGGAGAAGAAACTGAAACGCAGCATCAACAAGTCAAA GCCCTACTTTGAGATGAAAGCCAAGTTCTACCTGCAGCTGGAG AACCTAAAGAAGACGGTGGACGAGCGTCAGGCCAAGCTCTCGCACGCCAAAGCTGAATACAAGACAGCCCTCTGTAACCTGGAGGCCATCTCGGAAGAGATCCACGAACGGCGGCGCAGCTCCGTCATGGGCCCGCGGGGATGCGGCGTCGGCGCAGAGGGCGACGGGGACCAGTCGTCCGCCGTCAAATCGGATTCCGATGGCATTTCCA TGATGTCGGTGTGTTTTGACAACGAGCCGTGCAACGGCGGTAGCGTGGCGTCCGAGGAACACTCTGAGACACGTTCCACGTGCAGTCTGGGTTCTTCGCCCGACAACCCCGAGGAGCTGCAGTCGCCGTCTTCCttcacctcctcttcctccgccTGTCCGTCACCGACTCCATCTtgctcctcgtcctcctcgccTCCCTCTAGGCCGTGCAGCCTGGAGCTGCCCATCTCCGTCTCCCTGTCGGACTTTGGTCTCATCTCGCCCGTGCTCGGCCCTCGCAGCGAGTGCAGTGGGGCATCGTCGCCCGAGTGTGACCTGGAAAGAG GTGAGCGTGCGGAAGGCGCTGAGGTGACGTTGGACAACGGGCCAGCTATCATCAACAACAGGAACAACAACACCAGTAGTGTAACAGCCGCCACCAAGAGGAGCTTCAACCTAGAGGCTCGTTTCAGTTTCCTCAACCTGCGACGGCAACGCAGCGACGCCAAAAATGCGGACAACTTTTCCCAGAAGGCCGTGGTGGTCAAAGGACTGTGA